One part of the Desulfatiglans sp. genome encodes these proteins:
- a CDS encoding DUF86 domain-containing protein, which yields MFDIGMVKEILKQIFDATQKIQRRFALVHSVNDFTGSETGMEKLDSICMLLIAIGESIKNLDKKTNNELLSRYPNTEWKKIMGLRDIISHHYFDVDAEVIYDVCINHIKPLSSTIQKMIDEL from the coding sequence ATGTTTGATATAGGTATGGTGAAGGAGATCCTTAAACAGATTTTTGATGCTACTCAAAAAATTCAAAGAAGATTTGCATTAGTTCATTCTGTAAATGATTTTACAGGGTCTGAAACTGGGATGGAAAAACTGGATTCTATATGTATGCTCTTGATAGCAATAGGAGAAAGTATCAAGAACCTAGATAAGAAAACAAATAATGAACTCCTTTCAAGATATCCGAACACGGAATGGAAAAAGATAATGGGGTTGAGAGATATTATCAGCCATCATTATTTTGATGTTGATGCTGAAGTTATATATGACGTCTGCATAAATCACATAAAACCCCTTTCTTCAACAATTCAAAAAATGATTGATGAGCTTTAA
- a CDS encoding nucleotidyltransferase → MLQKQDILELLRKFKKNKGATYDIIRLGIFGSAARGTAHEDSDIDVVVVLGKPDMFNLIGIKQDLEDEFKCKIDLVRHRENMNPFLKKRIDKEAVYV, encoded by the coding sequence ATGTTGCAGAAACAGGATATCCTAGAATTATTGCGAAAGTTTAAAAAAAATAAAGGTGCAACCTATGACATAATTCGTCTAGGCATCTTTGGGTCGGCAGCCAGGGGGACAGCACATGAAGATAGTGATATAGATGTAGTCGTTGTTCTGGGAAAACCCGATATGTTCAACCTTATTGGAATAAAACAAGACCTTGAAGATGAGTTCAAATGTAAAATCGACCTTGTGAGACACAGGGAAAATATGAATCCTTTTCTTAAAAAGAGGATAGATAAAGAGGCTGTTTATGTTTGA